From Candidatus Vondammii sp. HM_W22, one genomic window encodes:
- a CDS encoding PhnD/SsuA/transferrin family substrate-binding protein, with protein MSLQLLFGSAWAEDTLIRVGVLSHRGDQATVKMWSPTADYLTGEIPGHRFEISPLHFDEVDPAVKFGQVDFILVNPGIYVNLEVRYRISRISTLNNLVGDVSLNTFGGVIFTRYDRKDINSIEDLRGKHLMAVDKTSLGGFQMAWRELKASGVDPSKDLSQLSFGGIHDDVVMAVKDGRVDAGTVRTDILERMAVSGDIHLDDFKIINPRSNPEFLFVRSTRLYPEWPFSKVQHTSNELAQRVAVALLNMPVEHPAAKAGRYAGWTIPLDYQPVHELFRDLHLPPYQNLGRFTLQDAIKKYWYWLAASLVFLVFMAFMTTWIARLNRELKKAKQYLERQYELILNSVGDGICGVDMHGDATFVNQAVEQITGWNEDDLIGKNQHELLHHTRADGRPHPAEECPVYATYLDSVPRFVSDDIFWKKDGGSIPVEYSSTPIKDHQGQTVGSVVVFRDISERKQAEEVVRQHQMELAHVARLNTMGEMASGIAHELNQPLTAIATNAHACIRMLESGGSQRERCADVMERIGAQAERAGEIIRQLRQFVLKDQPELSLIDLNQVINGVMLLLKPEIRRAEVQVRLLLEGNVGKVLAQHVQIDQVILNLARNAIEAMADCTECDRILTIRTSSKHPGMVVVTVEDTGPGLDESVASELFNPFVTTKPDGMGLGLSISQGIIEAHKGRLYLDSESGKGAVFRFSLPIESGENQQ; from the coding sequence TTGTCTCTGCAACTGCTGTTCGGCTCTGCCTGGGCTGAAGATACGCTTATACGGGTCGGTGTGTTGAGCCACCGGGGCGATCAGGCCACGGTAAAAATGTGGTCGCCCACGGCCGATTATTTAACCGGCGAGATACCCGGTCATCGATTTGAAATTTCCCCGCTGCATTTTGATGAGGTGGACCCGGCGGTAAAATTTGGCCAGGTCGATTTTATTCTGGTCAATCCGGGTATCTATGTGAACCTGGAGGTTCGCTACCGGATATCCCGTATATCAACCCTGAACAATCTGGTGGGAGATGTCTCTCTTAATACTTTTGGAGGGGTTATTTTTACCCGCTATGACAGAAAAGATATCAATTCGATTGAAGATCTGCGCGGTAAGCATTTAATGGCGGTTGATAAGACCTCTCTCGGTGGTTTTCAGATGGCCTGGCGTGAGCTCAAGGCCAGCGGTGTTGACCCTTCAAAGGATCTCTCCCAACTTTCATTTGGCGGCATTCACGATGACGTGGTGATGGCGGTTAAAGACGGCCGGGTCGATGCGGGCACGGTGCGTACCGATATCCTGGAGCGGATGGCGGTGTCAGGGGATATTCACCTGGATGATTTCAAAATCATTAATCCGCGGTCAAATCCGGAATTTCTGTTCGTCCGCAGTACGCGGCTCTATCCTGAGTGGCCATTCAGTAAGGTTCAGCACACCTCCAATGAACTGGCGCAACGGGTGGCGGTAGCTTTGCTGAATATGCCGGTGGAGCACCCCGCAGCCAAAGCGGGGCGATATGCCGGATGGACTATTCCTCTGGATTACCAGCCGGTGCATGAGCTTTTCCGGGATCTGCATTTGCCGCCTTATCAGAATCTAGGGCGTTTCACGCTGCAGGATGCGATAAAAAAGTACTGGTACTGGCTGGCGGCAAGTCTGGTTTTCCTCGTCTTCATGGCATTTATGACGACCTGGATCGCACGCCTGAACCGTGAGCTGAAGAAAGCAAAACAGTATCTGGAACGGCAGTATGAGTTGATATTGAACTCGGTGGGAGATGGCATTTGCGGTGTGGATATGCACGGGGATGCAACCTTCGTCAATCAGGCAGTAGAGCAGATCACCGGCTGGAACGAGGATGATTTGATTGGTAAAAACCAGCATGAATTGCTGCACCACACTCGGGCGGATGGACGTCCGCATCCGGCGGAAGAGTGTCCTGTCTATGCCACCTATCTGGATAGCGTCCCACGATTTGTCAGCGATGATATCTTCTGGAAAAAGGACGGTGGCAGTATTCCGGTGGAGTACTCCAGTACACCGATAAAAGATCACCAGGGGCAGACGGTGGGCAGTGTAGTGGTGTTCCGTGATATCAGTGAGCGTAAGCAGGCGGAGGAGGTGGTCAGGCAGCATCAGATGGAGCTGGCTCATGTTGCCCGGCTGAATACCATGGGTGAGATGGCCTCCGGTATTGCCCACGAGCTGAACCAGCCTCTCACGGCGATTGCCACCAATGCCCACGCCTGTATTCGCATGTTGGAGAGCGGTGGCTCCCAAAGGGAACGGTGTGCCGATGTTATGGAACGTATTGGTGCCCAGGCTGAACGGGCCGGAGAGATTATTCGTCAGCTGCGTCAGTTTGTCCTCAAGGATCAGCCGGAGCTCAGTCTCATCGATCTCAACCAGGTGATTAACGGGGTGATGCTGCTGTTGAAGCCTGAAATCAGGCGGGCGGAGGTGCAGGTCAGACTGCTCCTGGAGGGTAATGTCGGCAAAGTGCTGGCTCAGCACGTCCAGATTGATCAGGTGATACTCAACCTGGCGCGAAATGCCATTGAAGCGATGGCTGATTGCACGGAATGTGACCGGATATTGACCATACGTACCTCATCAAAACACCCGGGTATGGTGGTGGTAACAGTGGAAGATACCGGGCCAGGCCTTGATGAGAGTGTGGCGTCCGAGCTGTTTAACCCGTTTGTGACCACCAAGCCCGATGGAATGGGGCTTGGCCTTTCAATTAGTCAGGGTATTATTGAAGCCCACAAAGGCAGGCTATATCTTGATTCAGAGAGCGGAAAAGGGGCGGTTTTCCGGTTTTCACTGCCGATAGAGTCCGGGGAGAATCAGCAATGA
- a CDS encoding response regulator transcription factor, producing MTQDVTVFIVDDDQEVRDALQLLMESVGLAVETFESAQAYLDAFDATRPGCLVLDVRMPGMGGLDLQVYLKSESLHPPIIIITGHGDVPMVVRAVQAGAVDFIEKPFNDQSLLDSVHRAIEQDAEQRGQASRLADIKERLDRLTPREREVLELVVAGKRNKVIAADLDVSQSTVEAHRAKVMEKMEADSLSDLMRMVLTLELP from the coding sequence ATGACTCAAGATGTAACGGTTTTTATTGTCGATGATGATCAGGAGGTGCGTGATGCACTGCAGCTTCTGATGGAGTCTGTTGGACTTGCTGTGGAGACGTTTGAGTCTGCCCAGGCTTATCTCGATGCCTTCGATGCCACACGCCCCGGTTGCCTGGTATTGGATGTGCGTATGCCCGGTATGGGCGGCCTGGATCTGCAGGTCTATCTGAAATCAGAATCCCTGCACCCTCCCATTATCATCATCACAGGCCACGGTGATGTACCCATGGTGGTCCGTGCCGTCCAGGCAGGGGCGGTGGATTTTATCGAAAAACCGTTTAACGATCAGTCCCTTCTGGACAGTGTTCATCGCGCCATTGAACAAGATGCGGAACAGCGGGGCCAGGCTTCCAGGCTTGCGGATATTAAAGAGCGACTGGATCGCCTGACACCGCGGGAGAGAGAAGTGCTGGAACTTGTGGTGGCAGGAAAGCGCAATAAAGTGATCGCCGCAGATCTCGATGTGAGCCAATCCACTGTCGAGGCACATCGGGCTAAAGTGATGGAGAAGATGGAAGCCGACAGCCTGTCCGATCTGATGCGCATGGTGCTGACACTAGAGCTGCCATAA
- the soxX gene encoding sulfur oxidation c-type cytochrome SoxX, whose product MIKIRKRLVIVAAAFAVLTGCSIVGSSAFAASASDVSEGKKLAFGRTKGNCLACHMIEGGSAHGNIAPPLVAMKARYPAKAKLTAQISDASRMNQETMMPLFGAHAILSEAEIDKIVDFVLSL is encoded by the coding sequence ATGATAAAAATCAGAAAACGACTAGTGATTGTGGCGGCAGCATTCGCTGTTTTGACTGGTTGCTCAATAGTGGGCTCCAGTGCATTTGCAGCCAGTGCGAGCGATGTGTCGGAAGGTAAAAAATTGGCGTTTGGCCGTACCAAAGGCAATTGCCTTGCATGTCATATGATTGAAGGCGGCAGTGCCCACGGCAATATTGCGCCACCGCTGGTCGCCATGAAGGCTCGGTATCCGGCAAAGGCAAAACTGACGGCGCAGATCTCAGATGCTTCAAGGATGAATCAGGAAACGATGATGCCGCTATTTGGTGCCCACGCGATTCTTTCGGAAGCAGAGATAGATAAGATCGTCGATTTCGTTTTGTCGCTGTAG
- the soxA gene encoding sulfur oxidation c-type cytochrome SoxA codes for MDKLLKLTVALVMTVGAVLNVQASPDEDRATYKTYYEGRFPGVPFEDYANGVYAIDKVGRENWETIEEFPPYELFIDEGEAMWEKPFANGKGYKDCFPEGPVIAQNYPSWDKKQSIVMTLPLALNQCREANGEKPLNYKKGSINNIASYIAYQSRGKMTNVVVPEDDPRAMEAYEKGKKFYFTRRGQLNFSCASCHMQSVGMQIRSEILSPALGHTTHFPVYRSKWGTVGTLHRRFTGCNKNIRAKPFKAQGEEYRNLEYFLTSMSNGLELNGPGARK; via the coding sequence ATGGATAAGTTGCTGAAGCTTACTGTAGCGCTGGTCATGACTGTGGGTGCCGTACTGAATGTGCAGGCATCGCCAGATGAAGACCGGGCTACCTACAAGACATACTACGAGGGGCGGTTTCCAGGCGTTCCTTTTGAAGATTATGCTAATGGTGTTTATGCTATTGATAAGGTCGGACGCGAGAACTGGGAAACGATTGAAGAGTTTCCTCCCTACGAGCTGTTCATCGATGAGGGCGAGGCGATGTGGGAGAAGCCTTTTGCCAATGGCAAAGGTTATAAGGATTGCTTCCCTGAAGGTCCAGTCATTGCCCAGAATTACCCCAGTTGGGATAAAAAGCAGAGTATAGTGATGACACTGCCCTTGGCATTGAACCAGTGCCGTGAGGCGAATGGTGAAAAACCGCTGAATTATAAGAAGGGTTCAATCAACAATATTGCCTCTTATATTGCATACCAATCCCGCGGCAAGATGACCAATGTGGTGGTTCCTGAAGATGATCCCCGTGCAATGGAGGCCTACGAAAAGGGCAAGAAGTTCTATTTTACCCGTCGCGGCCAACTCAATTTCTCTTGTGCCAGTTGCCATATGCAGAGTGTCGGTATGCAGATTCGCTCTGAAATACTCAGCCCGGCGCTGGGCCATACGACTCACTTTCCGGTGTATCGGTCAAAGTGGGGTACCGTTGGCACACTGCATCGCCGTTTTACTGGCTGTAACAAAAACATCAGGGCAAAGCCTTTCAAGGCTCAGGGTGAAGAGTACCGTAATCTGGAGTACTTCCTGACCAGCATGAGTAACGGCCTTGAGTTGAATGGCCCAGGCGCCCGGAAATAA
- a CDS encoding SoxXA-binding protein yields MRIEYMLGVLVLMAFAMDGISNSLAAEAAKAADPTAIKATQAIADADIARKKAASVAGEWRDTGKMIKKAKKLVDEGDFPAAIKLAGKAQQQGELGYDQAVAQTQLRLPSYLKN; encoded by the coding sequence ATGAGAATAGAATATATGTTGGGCGTACTGGTCCTGATGGCTTTTGCCATGGATGGTATCAGTAACAGCCTAGCGGCGGAGGCAGCAAAAGCGGCTGATCCAACGGCCATAAAGGCGACTCAGGCAATCGCCGATGCGGATATAGCCAGAAAAAAGGCGGCATCGGTAGCGGGCGAATGGCGAGACACCGGTAAAATGATCAAAAAAGCCAAGAAGCTTGTTGATGAGGGTGATTTTCCAGCTGCCATCAAATTGGCAGGTAAAGCCCAGCAGCAGGGTGAACTGGGTTATGATCAGGCTGTTGCACAAACACAGCTGCGGTTACCTTCATACCTGAAGAACTGA
- a CDS encoding rhodanese-like domain-containing protein → MNYARALMALLLAGGLAISGLAAAEHGGKITPTLHSVDVVHNGKDVTISRTSDKSAMIPKAYAKTARVCTPFCIQPMQVASGVETVGELEVLGYLKRISNGDRKVMVVDSRSPEWIRRGTIPGSVNIPWNKINVDVQGTFDIETEAETLNHILTRQFNAKLSNGKWDFRNAKTLVLFCNGSWCPQSSVNIKTLTKLGYPSYKLKWYRGGMQSWVSLGLTTVSN, encoded by the coding sequence ATGAACTATGCAAGGGCATTAATGGCACTCTTGCTGGCTGGCGGGCTTGCGATATCCGGTTTGGCTGCGGCAGAGCATGGCGGCAAGATAACCCCTACGCTGCACAGCGTGGACGTAGTGCACAATGGTAAGGACGTGACCATCTCGCGTACGTCAGACAAGAGTGCGATGATCCCCAAAGCTTATGCCAAAACAGCCCGGGTCTGCACACCTTTCTGTATCCAGCCGATGCAGGTTGCCTCGGGTGTGGAGACGGTTGGTGAACTGGAAGTTTTGGGTTATCTGAAACGGATCAGTAACGGCGACCGTAAAGTGATGGTGGTGGACTCACGTTCCCCCGAGTGGATTCGGCGTGGCACCATCCCAGGATCGGTCAACATCCCATGGAATAAAATCAATGTGGATGTCCAGGGTACTTTCGATATTGAGACAGAAGCAGAGACGTTAAATCACATTCTGACCAGACAGTTCAATGCCAAATTGAGCAACGGTAAATGGGATTTCCGCAATGCCAAGACTCTGGTGCTGTTCTGTAATGGTAGCTGGTGCCCCCAATCTTCGGTTAATATCAAGACACTGACCAAGCTGGGTTACCCTTCATATAAGCTGAAGTGGTATCGTGGCGGCATGCAGTCTTGGGTCAGCCTTGGCTTGACCACAGTTTCTAATTGA
- the soxY gene encoding thiosulfate oxidation carrier protein SoxY produces the protein MKRRIFLKGSMTAGALGVAVGAGLLIPSVVLAAWPESAFKAKNVGDAMRELTGFDAIEESGDIKVKAPDIAENGAVVPISVTTSISGVESISIVAPSNPSPLVASFALGAGSQGYASTRIKMGKSGDVIAVVKAGGKLYSAKKGVKVTIGGCGG, from the coding sequence ATGAAACGCAGGATTTTTCTTAAGGGCTCGATGACAGCCGGGGCGTTGGGTGTAGCCGTAGGTGCTGGACTTTTGATCCCTTCAGTTGTGCTTGCGGCCTGGCCTGAGAGTGCTTTTAAAGCGAAGAACGTTGGCGATGCCATGAGAGAGCTGACAGGCTTTGACGCGATTGAAGAGAGTGGTGATATTAAAGTTAAAGCCCCTGATATTGCTGAAAATGGCGCAGTTGTACCGATTAGTGTTACCACCAGCATCAGTGGTGTTGAGTCTATCTCTATTGTCGCTCCCAGCAACCCTTCTCCTCTGGTGGCCAGTTTTGCCCTGGGTGCTGGTTCGCAAGGTTACGCCTCTACCCGTATCAAAATGGGTAAGAGCGGCGATGTCATTGCCGTGGTGAAAGCCGGAGGCAAGCTTTACAGCGCCAAGAAAGGCGTCAAAGTAACCATCGGTGGTTGCGGTGGTTAA
- the soxZ gene encoding thiosulfate oxidation carrier complex protein SoxZ, with product MAKKSIKIRAKHKGGVTTVKALMAHPMETGARKDKKTGKLIPAHFIQEVTCDMGGTNLMTAAWSGGVSKNPYLSFKFEGGKGETLTLKWVDNQGNSDSMEAVVK from the coding sequence ATGGCAAAAAAGAGTATTAAGATTCGCGCCAAACACAAAGGCGGAGTGACAACAGTAAAAGCCTTGATGGCCCACCCAATGGAGACAGGTGCTCGTAAAGACAAGAAGACAGGGAAACTAATTCCTGCCCACTTCATCCAGGAAGTGACCTGCGATATGGGCGGAACGAATTTGATGACGGCGGCCTGGAGTGGCGGCGTCTCGAAGAACCCTTACCTCTCTTTCAAGTTTGAAGGTGGAAAAGGGGAGACTCTGACACTGAAGTGGGTGGATAACCAAGGTAACTCCGACTCTATGGAAGCCGTCGTCAAATAA
- the soxB gene encoding thiosulfohydrolase SoxB → MTISRREFIGLMGMAGMAGMLPGSAFSAARKPSDLYEVPRFGNVCLMHMTDCHAQLNPVYFREPNVNMGIGGAYGKAPHLVGENLLKHFGVEQGSIEAHALSYLNFNNAANEYGRVGGFSHLANLVKRLRAERGDGNSLLLDGGDTWQGSGTSYWTRGKDMVGACNLLGVDVMTGHWEFTYQDSEIIENIGEFNGEFIAQNVSVTEDALFDYKFSDFDGFDEDEGHAFKPYTMKVINGTKVAVIGQAFPYTPIANPQRFIPDWTFGIQDERMQETVDAVRGLEKPDVVVVLSHNGMDVDLKMASRVSGVDVIFGGHTHDGMPAPTLVKNRSGKTLVTNAGSNGKFLGVMDLDVRNGKVQGYQYRLVPIFSNLLAADSEMQFYIDKVRAPYKEKLEEKLAVAEETLYRRGNFNGTFDQVICDALRKVEDAQISLSPGFRWGTTVLPGEAITMGNVMDQTCITYPETYRREMSGADIKAILEDVSDNLFNQDPYFQQGGDMVRLGGLDYVCDPNKLFGKRVTNMTLDDGTLIDARKGYTVAGWATVGSKSPGRPIWDVVADYLRDKKTVKIEKLNTPTLVGVKGNPGISGYSQG, encoded by the coding sequence ATGACCATTTCAAGACGAGAATTCATAGGCCTGATGGGAATGGCGGGCATGGCAGGCATGCTGCCGGGATCTGCCTTCTCTGCAGCAAGAAAACCATCTGATTTATATGAAGTTCCCCGCTTTGGCAACGTCTGCCTCATGCATATGACCGACTGTCATGCGCAATTGAATCCGGTCTATTTTCGTGAGCCGAATGTCAACATGGGCATAGGTGGCGCTTACGGTAAGGCGCCTCATCTGGTCGGCGAAAATTTGCTGAAACACTTTGGTGTGGAGCAGGGTAGTATTGAAGCTCACGCCCTCAGTTATCTCAATTTTAACAATGCGGCCAATGAGTATGGCCGGGTTGGTGGGTTCTCTCACTTGGCCAATCTGGTCAAGCGTCTTCGGGCAGAACGTGGTGATGGCAACAGCCTGCTACTGGATGGCGGTGATACCTGGCAGGGTTCCGGCACCTCCTACTGGACCCGGGGCAAGGATATGGTCGGTGCCTGTAATCTGCTGGGAGTGGATGTGATGACCGGGCACTGGGAGTTCACCTATCAAGATAGCGAGATTATCGAGAATATTGGTGAATTTAACGGTGAGTTTATAGCGCAGAATGTCAGTGTCACGGAAGACGCGCTGTTTGATTATAAATTCAGCGACTTTGACGGCTTTGATGAAGATGAGGGGCATGCATTCAAGCCTTACACCATGAAAGTTATCAACGGCACCAAGGTTGCCGTTATTGGCCAGGCATTTCCCTATACGCCAATCGCCAACCCCCAGCGCTTTATCCCCGACTGGACTTTCGGTATCCAGGACGAGCGCATGCAGGAGACGGTCGATGCCGTGCGTGGGCTTGAGAAGCCCGATGTGGTTGTCGTGCTGTCCCACAACGGAATGGATGTCGATCTGAAAATGGCCTCCCGCGTGAGCGGTGTCGATGTGATCTTTGGTGGGCATACCCATGATGGCATGCCGGCGCCCACGTTGGTGAAAAATAGGAGTGGCAAGACCCTGGTGACCAATGCCGGTTCCAACGGCAAATTCCTGGGTGTGATGGACCTGGATGTACGTAACGGAAAAGTGCAGGGTTATCAGTACCGTCTGGTACCCATATTCTCCAACCTGCTGGCTGCAGACAGTGAGATGCAGTTTTACATTGATAAGGTCAGAGCACCTTATAAAGAGAAGCTGGAAGAGAAGCTGGCTGTTGCCGAAGAGACCCTCTATCGGAGAGGTAACTTCAACGGCACTTTCGATCAGGTGATCTGCGATGCCCTGCGAAAAGTGGAAGATGCACAGATATCACTCTCCCCCGGCTTCCGCTGGGGCACCACCGTGCTGCCAGGTGAGGCCATTACAATGGGCAATGTGATGGACCAGACCTGCATCACCTATCCGGAGACCTATCGTCGCGAGATGAGTGGCGCCGATATCAAGGCGATTCTGGAAGATGTTTCCGACAACCTTTTCAATCAGGACCCCTACTTCCAGCAGGGTGGTGATATGGTGCGCCTGGGTGGACTAGACTATGTCTGTGACCCGAATAAGCTCTTTGGCAAGCGCGTCACCAACATGACCCTGGATGATGGCACCCTCATTGACGCGAGAAAGGGCTATACTGTGGCCGGTTGGGCAACCGTCGGCTCGAAATCTCCCGGCCGTCCGATCTGGGACGTGGTGGCTGATTATCTGCGCGACAAGAAAACAGTCAAGATCGAAAAACTCAACACACCAACGCTGGTTGGCGTAAAGGGTAACCCCGGTATTTCCGGTTACTCCCAGGGATAA
- the folD gene encoding bifunctional methylenetetrahydrofolate dehydrogenase/methenyltetrahydrofolate cyclohydrolase FolD translates to MSAQILDGKAIAADIRKDIKAKIDQMREANQRPPGLVVVLVGEDPASQVYVRNKQRSCEEAGFLSELHRLPVKTSQEELLSLIDQLNEREEVDGILVQLPLPEQIDEEAVIERVMPTKDVDGFHPYNIGRLTLRMPILRPCTPKGVMTMLEKIGHKLEGLDAVIIGQSNIVGRPMALELLAARCTITVCHSRTKDLEAKVRNADIIVAAVGRARFVPGKWVKEGALVIDVGINRLEDGSLCGDVDFEGCSKRASWITPVPGGVGPMTVATLLENTLQARELHDS, encoded by the coding sequence ATGAGTGCTCAAATTCTAGACGGAAAAGCTATCGCCGCCGACATACGCAAAGACATTAAAGCCAAAATAGATCAGATGCGGGAAGCAAACCAGCGCCCCCCTGGCCTAGTGGTCGTTCTCGTGGGTGAAGACCCCGCTTCACAGGTCTATGTGCGTAACAAGCAACGCTCGTGCGAAGAGGCTGGCTTTCTCTCAGAGTTGCACAGACTACCGGTTAAGACATCTCAGGAGGAGCTGCTGAGCCTGATCGACCAGCTCAATGAGCGGGAAGAGGTTGACGGCATTCTGGTGCAGCTTCCCCTGCCGGAACAGATCGATGAAGAGGCGGTAATCGAACGCGTCATGCCGACCAAGGATGTGGATGGGTTCCACCCTTATAATATCGGCAGGCTGACGCTACGCATGCCTATACTGCGCCCCTGCACCCCCAAGGGTGTGATGACCATGCTGGAGAAGATAGGACACAAGCTGGAAGGCCTAGATGCCGTCATTATCGGACAATCCAACATCGTCGGTCGCCCCATGGCCCTGGAGCTACTTGCAGCACGCTGCACGATCACTGTCTGCCACAGCCGGACCAAGGATTTGGAAGCGAAAGTGCGCAATGCGGATATTATCGTCGCCGCAGTGGGACGGGCTCGCTTTGTTCCGGGTAAATGGGTGAAGGAAGGTGCATTGGTTATCGATGTGGGCATCAACCGTCTGGAGGATGGCTCACTCTGCGGTGATGTGGATTTTGAAGGCTGCAGCAAGCGGGCCAGCTGGATCACACCGGTACCCGGTGGTGTAGGACCTATGACGGTTGCCACCCTGCTGGAGAATACACTACAGGCAAGAGAGCTTCACGACAGCTGA
- a CDS encoding integrase, which translates to MIQGRSGDRLSESTVQTAWGRFMRKKWQGERFTIHDLKAKGITDTPGDKQRAGGHKDPRMVHVYDRKPIDIEPTK; encoded by the coding sequence TTGATTCAAGGTCGCAGCGGTGACCGGCTATCAGAGTCCACGGTACAGACAGCCTGGGGTCGATTTATGCGGAAAAAATGGCAGGGAGAGCGGTTCACAATACACGACCTAAAAGCCAAGGGGATCACCGACACCCCGGGCGACAAGCAGAGAGCTGGAGGCCACAAAGACCCCAGGATGGTCCATGTCTACGACAGAAAGCCCATCGATATTGAGCCAACGAAATGA
- a CDS encoding lambda exonuclease family protein: MITHNVEQSSPEWFALRAGIPTASNFSKIVTSAGKESKQRKSYATKLAADMYAGKILDQYSNEHMERGIEQEAEARELYELTRGLSVEQIGFITDDKELYGCSPDGLIGTDGMVEIKCRKAEIQVNTIIKSVPHSENIAQIQGQMWIAGRVWCDYVSYHPDLPLFVYRVKADPVLHKALELGINEVIAIRDEILIILWKK, from the coding sequence ATGATTACACATAATGTTGAACAATCCAGCCCCGAATGGTTCGCACTGAGAGCGGGAATTCCCACCGCCTCTAATTTCTCCAAGATCGTCACGTCAGCAGGCAAGGAATCAAAACAGCGTAAATCCTATGCCACCAAGCTGGCCGCTGATATGTATGCGGGAAAAATTCTTGACCAATACAGCAATGAGCACATGGAGCGCGGCATAGAGCAGGAGGCCGAGGCGAGAGAACTGTATGAACTGACCCGTGGCCTCTCTGTGGAACAGATTGGATTTATCACTGATGACAAAGAGCTTTACGGCTGTTCGCCTGATGGATTGATCGGCACAGATGGCATGGTGGAGATCAAATGCCGGAAAGCAGAAATTCAAGTTAATACCATTATCAAAAGTGTTCCTCACTCTGAAAACATTGCGCAGATTCAAGGGCAGATGTGGATAGCAGGGCGTGTGTGGTGTGATTACGTTTCATACCATCCGGATCTACCTCTATTTGTTTACCGAGTGAAAGCTGATCCAGTTCTGCATAAAGCGCTTGAACTCGGAATCAACGAAGTAATTGCGATACGCGACGAAATACTGATTATTTTATGGAAAAAATAA
- a CDS encoding IS3 family transposase (programmed frameshift): MKKKRYREEQIIGAIKQHESGVKVDDICRQFGISTGCFYNWRSKYAGMDVSEAKRLKELESENNKLKKLLAEKMLEAEAMKDVLFKKVVKPADRKQIVSYLKSRFKLSERRACQLVGLSRTAFRYVTQWGKDEPLRKRLLELAKKHPSYGYLFLHGLLRGEGLVKNKKRTYRVYNEEGLQVRTKKRKKIIRPRMPTIMPIGKNIRWSMDFVSDQLANGRRFRVFNVIDDYSREVIGQLSDFSINGHQVARFLTQVIELRSAPDQIICDNGTEFTSKAMFYWQKESGVKLGFIQPGKPTQNAFVESLNGKFRNECLNQHWFRSIDDARHEIDQWREHYNHVRPHSALNYLSPVAFVNRAA, encoded by the exons ATGAAGAAGAAGCGTTACAGAGAAGAGCAAATTATTGGTGCCATCAAGCAGCATGAGTCAGGGGTAAAAGTTGATGACATTTGTCGTCAGTTCGGCATTTCAACCGGGTGCTTTTATAACTGGCGAAGCAAATACGCCGGGATGGATGTCTCAGAAGCCAAACGGCTCAAAGAGCTTGAAAGCGAAAATAACAAGCTTAAGAAGTTACTTGCCGAGAAAATGCTTGAAGCTGAGGCGATGAAGGATGTGCTCT TCAAAAAAGTGGTAAAGCCTGCTGATAGAAAACAAATCGTGAGCTACCTTAAGTCGCGGTTCAAATTAAGTGAGCGTAGAGCTTGCCAATTAGTAGGCTTAAGTAGAACCGCTTTTCGGTACGTTACTCAATGGGGAAAAGATGAGCCTCTACGCAAACGGTTACTTGAGCTGGCAAAAAAGCATCCGAGTTATGGTTATTTGTTTTTACATGGCCTCCTGAGAGGAGAGGGGCTTGTGAAAAACAAGAAGCGGACCTACCGAGTCTATAACGAAGAAGGTCTTCAAGTGAGGACTAAAAAACGCAAGAAGATAATACGACCAAGAATGCCAACGATTATGCCCATTGGTAAAAATATACGCTGGTCAATGGATTTTGTCAGTGATCAGTTGGCTAATGGTCGCCGCTTTCGAGTATTTAATGTGATTGATGATTACTCAAGAGAAGTTATTGGCCAGCTCTCTGACTTCTCGATCAATGGTCACCAGGTCGCTCGTTTTTTAACTCAGGTGATTGAGCTAAGGAGCGCTCCGGATCAAATAATCTGCGACAACGGTACTGAGTTTACTAGCAAGGCGATGTTCTACTGGCAAAAAGAAAGTGGCGTTAAGCTAGGTTTTATTCAGCCAGGTAAGCCTACTCAGAATGCGTTTGTAGAAAGCTTAAACGGTAAATTCAGAAATGAATGCTTAAATCAGCATTGGTTCAGGTCCATTGATGACGCTAGACATGAAATTGATCAATGGCGAGAGCACTACAATCACGTGCGGCCTCATAGCGCATTAAATTATTTGTCACCTGTGGCCTTTGTGAATAGGGCCGCTTAG